One Salvia splendens isolate huo1 chromosome 1, SspV2, whole genome shotgun sequence genomic window, AATTTAtagtaatagaaaaaaaaacaaatattgttGGTATAATTATTCACATGATCAAATGTCAACCCCTATTTTCCTCCTATCTAGTAGTGGCAATCCACAAGCGCGGCGGCGGAGAAGACTACATGCGGCGGCTGTAGTTTCTCCTCCTCCGGCGGAGCCGGGAGGTTGAGATCCAATGCCAATATATTTCTCGGCTTCTCATCCGCAGCTTCATTCCTTGGCCTATGCCGCCGCATGTGGCCGCCGAGGGCTTGCCCCGATCCGAATTCGGAGCCGCAGATGGAGCACTCATGCATTTTGGGCTTGTTGGGATCATTATGTGTTGGAGAAATGGTGGTTAATTTTCTGAAATCAGTTCCTCTTTCCTCTTCTTGATCATCCAGCGCCGGCGGCGGACAAGTTTCGGCGGCGGTTTTGGGCTTCTTGTGGCTGGCCCTGTGGCCCCCCAATGCTTGAAAAGATGGGAAGGTTCTGTTGCAAGTCTTGCACTCATACACGTAGATGCCTACTTTTCCGGGTGAGGCAAATTTCCGGCAGCTGAATTTATTGTCTGGCACTGCTGGCTGTGGAGGAGACTTCCCACGTGCGAGGAGAATCAAACAGTTGGCCATGTCCTCGTCTTCTTCTGTGCTTGTCGATATCCCACTTGAGGTCGCCGGAGATGATACCAATGAATGGTACATCTCGCCGCCGTTTGAGGAGGTGGACGATGACGGCCTTGGCCGCTTCGTGCGCTTCCCTTTCGCGATCATATTCTGATCACTCAACACCTCCAACATCTCCAATTTCATCATCCCAAAActgaattaattaaatcaagtgaagaagagagagagttgGAAACGAACACACTATTATTGAGTGGAAGTGTGAGAAAGTGAGAATGAAATAGTGAGGCCCAAAATAAACTTAGATTTATACGTATATGGTAAAGAATAAGAAATATGGTGGTGTTAAAAGCCGCCCCTCGTGAATACTCAACTGTTTAGGTTAAGCCAACCATTACCAATCTTTCTTGTTTCAGTTTCCAATTCAAAGTTTATTTGAATCTCTTTTCTCTACTTTCTTAACTAATGAAACatacttatatatttttttttcttttaatttccaATTCATATTCTGATCttaagtatgtatatatgttgTGTTAAAAACTTAAAATGTTGAAATATGGTTTTTTGTTGAGGTGATAGTATAGATCAAAATCGAGTGGCATTTAATAAGCTCATTGATGGTTAGTCCAAGTCAGAGGCTTTAAAATAcgttaaaatgaaataaattgcaGGCTCATTATCTATTTCAATATGCTGGGAATAGTGTGCGATATGGTCCCTCAAATTTATTAATGCTATTTTCTTTGAAtaacataataaataaatactagtactataataatATGGTTTTCTGTTATGTCCAGGAATATATAAAAAGAGTGCTTCTGATTTTGTATAGCTATTAAGGATTGAAAAATAAGGGAGTCATTTAGACACGCAAGTGATGATTCTTAGAACACGCAGTTTCAATCctttattttccaaaatttttatatttattgtagTAAGTACTACTTACTTATCCAAATCGTTGGACTGACTCCAagtctcaattctcaattatgTATACTCGATGACAATCCCATCAAGGTAGTACTAGtaagcaataaaaaaaaattatatacatcGAAGTGTAATTGTCTTTTCTAAAATATGAAGGTTAACTATATACTATATTATTATGATTCTATTTTATCGCCTAAATAAGTGAGTACAC contains:
- the LOC121802540 gene encoding zinc finger protein ZAT5-like, whose product is MMKLEMLEVLSDQNMIAKGKRTKRPRPSSSTSSNGGEMYHSLVSSPATSSGISTSTEEDEDMANCLILLARGKSPPQPAVPDNKFSCRKFASPGKVGIYVYECKTCNRTFPSFQALGGHRASHKKPKTAAETCPPPALDDQEEERGTDFRKLTTISPTHNDPNKPKMHECSICGSEFGSGQALGGHMRRHRPRNEAADEKPRNILALDLNLPAPPEEEKLQPPHVVFSAAALVDCHY